In Vagococcus hydrophili, one DNA window encodes the following:
- the iolE gene encoding myo-inosose-2 dehydratase, protein MSIKLAIAPIAWTNDDLPELGKENTFEQCISEMALAGFTGTEIGNKYPKDPEVLKSYLAPRGLSVASAWFSALLTTKPYEETKEAFIKHRDFLHAMGAKVIVVSEQGHSIQGQMDTPVFKEKPIFSEEDWKLLTTGLEKLGEVAAEKDMKIVYHHHMGTGVQTTAEIDRLMKETDPNKVSLLFDTGHLVFSGENPIEVYRAHKDRIFHIHFKDIREAKMAEVKQNESSFLTGVKEGVFTVPGDGMIDFAPIWEEIEKDQYSGWIVVEAEQDPAKANPFIYAQNARNYIRDITKL, encoded by the coding sequence ATGTCAATAAAATTAGCGATTGCACCTATTGCTTGGACAAATGATGATCTGCCAGAATTAGGAAAAGAAAATACATTCGAACAATGTATTAGTGAGATGGCCTTAGCAGGATTTACAGGGACAGAAATTGGAAACAAATACCCTAAAGATCCAGAAGTTTTGAAATCATACTTAGCACCTCGTGGACTTTCTGTTGCTAGTGCATGGTTTAGTGCCTTATTAACAACTAAACCATATGAAGAAACAAAAGAAGCTTTCATCAAGCACCGTGATTTCTTACATGCTATGGGAGCAAAAGTGATTGTTGTTTCAGAACAAGGGCATAGTATCCAAGGTCAAATGGACACACCTGTTTTTAAAGAAAAACCAATTTTCTCAGAAGAAGACTGGAAACTGTTAACAACAGGGTTAGAAAAATTAGGTGAAGTGGCTGCTGAGAAGGACATGAAAATTGTTTATCATCACCATATGGGGACAGGGGTTCAAACAACCGCTGAAATCGACCGCTTAATGAAAGAAACAGATCCTAATAAAGTATCTTTATTATTTGATACAGGTCATTTAGTATTTTCTGGTGAAAACCCAATTGAGGTTTACCGCGCGCATAAAGACCGTATTTTCCATATTCACTTTAAAGATATTCGTGAAGCAAAAATGGCAGAAGTAAAACAAAATGAATCAAGTTTCTTAACTGGTGTGAAAGAAGGTGTCTTTACAGTTCCTGGTGATGGCATGATCGATTTTGCTCCAATTTGGGAAGAAATTGAAAAAGATCAATACTCAGGTTGGATTGTGGTTGAAGCAGAACAAGATCCAGCAAAAGCTAATCCGTTTATTTATGCTCAGAATGCTCGAAATTATATTCGAGACATCACGAAACTGTAA
- a CDS encoding solute:sodium symporter family transporter, protein MNSFSVISFLVIITCVWIFAFKKSRGVSVEGAEGFFMGGRSLTALPIAGSIIMTNLSTEQIVGQNGQSYIAGMEVMAWEVTAAIAIVLLATVFLPKYLKYGINTISDFIEIRYDAKIKRIVSLLFVITYVTSFLPVVLYSGSLVFNKIFRIDELLDVAPLTAIIFVSIAIGIVGILYLLIGGLRLSAYSDTVYGFGLLICGLSVPALGVIMLGNGSFVGGLDHIVVNTPWLLNSVGSIDSAVVPWPTLLTGMMFNNLYFWCTNQMIVQKALSGKNLAEAQKGVFIVGFFKVFGALFLVFPGIVARNIFGDALINTPDEAYPALVTHVFPEMLYGIFAAVIFGAILSSFSGALNATSTLLSLDFYKPVFKKDATDAQITRFGKLMTVVIGLSAVAIAPLISFAPAGLYQFVQEFNGLYNMPLLVIILLAFYSKKATAFAAKFTIYMHIVLYTLSKFFLKDIHFLYVLSVLFFLDLAVMLIVSKLKPEGDFELKVFNTKVDITPWKHTKVVSIITVVVVVGTYILFSPIGFAR, encoded by the coding sequence ATGAATTCATTTTCGGTTATTAGTTTTTTAGTTATTATCACGTGTGTTTGGATATTTGCCTTTAAAAAATCAAGAGGCGTATCCGTTGAAGGGGCAGAAGGATTCTTTATGGGGGGCCGTAGTTTAACGGCTCTTCCAATTGCCGGCTCAATTATTATGACGAACTTGTCGACAGAACAAATTGTGGGACAAAATGGTCAAAGTTATATTGCTGGGATGGAAGTTATGGCTTGGGAAGTAACAGCCGCGATTGCGATTGTCTTACTAGCCACTGTCTTTTTACCGAAGTATCTAAAATACGGAATTAATACGATTTCGGATTTTATTGAAATTCGTTATGACGCTAAAATCAAACGAATTGTGTCACTGTTATTTGTTATTACTTATGTTACCTCATTTTTACCAGTAGTACTTTATTCAGGGTCACTGGTATTTAACAAGATTTTTAGAATTGATGAGTTATTAGATGTTGCCCCATTAACCGCTATTATTTTTGTATCAATCGCCATTGGAATTGTGGGTATTTTATACCTATTAATCGGTGGTTTACGTCTAAGTGCTTATTCAGATACTGTTTATGGCTTTGGACTACTAATTTGTGGTCTTTCTGTTCCCGCATTAGGTGTCATTATGCTTGGAAATGGTAGTTTCGTCGGTGGTTTAGACCATATCGTCGTGAATACACCATGGTTATTAAATTCAGTTGGTTCAATTGATTCAGCTGTTGTGCCTTGGCCAACTCTTTTAACAGGTATGATGTTTAACAACTTATACTTCTGGTGTACGAACCAAATGATCGTCCAAAAAGCTTTATCAGGTAAAAACTTAGCAGAAGCTCAAAAAGGTGTGTTCATCGTTGGTTTCTTCAAAGTCTTTGGCGCTTTATTCTTAGTATTCCCAGGAATCGTTGCAAGAAACATCTTTGGTGATGCATTAATTAACACACCAGATGAAGCTTACCCAGCACTTGTAACACATGTCTTCCCTGAAATGTTATACGGTATTTTTGCAGCAGTTATCTTTGGTGCGATTTTATCATCATTCTCAGGTGCTTTAAATGCAACGTCAACACTATTATCACTCGATTTCTACAAACCAGTTTTCAAAAAAGATGCAACAGATGCTCAAATTACACGTTTTGGTAAATTAATGACGGTTGTGATCGGTCTTTCAGCTGTAGCAATTGCTCCATTAATTAGTTTTGCACCAGCAGGACTTTACCAATTTGTACAAGAGTTTAATGGTCTTTACAACATGCCATTACTTGTTATTATCTTACTTGCTTTCTACTCTAAAAAAGCAACAGCCTTTGCAGCGAAATTTACAATCTATATGCATATCGTGCTTTATACGTTATCGAAGTTTTTCTTAAAAGATATCCACTTCTTATACGTATTAAGTGTGTTATTCTTCCTAGATTTAGCTGTGATGTTAATCGTTTCTAAATTAAAACCAGAAGGCGATTTTGAATTAAAAGTCTTCAACACGAAAGTGGATATTACCCCTTGGAAACATACCAAAGTCGTTAGTATTATCACTGTAGTTGTTGTTGTTGGAACATATATCTTATTCTCACCAATCGGATTTGCAAGATAA
- a CDS encoding PTS sugar transporter subunit IIB, translated as MGKSVLFICESGISASLFVSKMLESVKVHQLDYEIDYAPIARVEEKLSYRDYDVILLAPQVKRHEAEVKDILLKKKCVSHITGIQDDEFISMNVERILERINHLG; from the coding sequence ATGGGAAAAAGTGTTCTTTTTATTTGTGAGTCTGGAATTAGTGCATCATTATTTGTGTCAAAAATGTTAGAAAGCGTGAAGGTACATCAACTTGATTATGAGATTGATTATGCCCCAATTGCACGCGTTGAAGAAAAATTATCTTACCGTGATTACGACGTGATTTTATTAGCACCACAAGTGAAACGTCATGAAGCGGAAGTTAAAGATATCCTATTGAAGAAAAAATGTGTCTCACATATTACTGGCATTCAAGATGATGAATTTATCTCTATGAATGTGGAACGTATTTTGGAGCGTATCAATCATCTAGGGTAA
- the iolG gene encoding inositol 2-dehydrogenase, translating into MKKDLVVGVIGGGRIGKLHTRNLVQMSGVTVKKVADIFADKMPTFEAEYGAPLVADFDEIFNDDEIDIVFICTPTDTHVEMIKRAAAKKKHIFCEKPISFSDEETIETYQIVKEAGVKFQIGVNRRFDRNFAQVKEHVANGSIGDIQLLRIDSRDPEAPPLSYVESSGGLFFDMMIHDFDMARFISGSEVKEVYAVGDALVNSELKGTDVDTAVVTLTFENGCLGVISNSRQAVYGYDQRLEAFGSKGASQAENELVNNVTLSTVEGVHSQKPLHFFLERYNDAYIKEVEEFVAAIHNDTDTPVTYEDGIMAQRLAFAANESLKTGKPVQVKKI; encoded by the coding sequence ATGAAAAAAGATTTAGTAGTCGGTGTTATCGGTGGCGGACGTATTGGAAAATTACATACAAGAAACTTGGTTCAAATGTCGGGTGTGACGGTTAAAAAAGTAGCAGATATTTTTGCTGATAAAATGCCAACCTTTGAAGCAGAATACGGTGCCCCATTAGTAGCAGATTTTGATGAAATTTTTAATGATGATGAAATTGATATCGTCTTTATCTGTACACCAACAGATACCCACGTTGAAATGATCAAACGTGCCGCAGCTAAGAAAAAACATATCTTCTGTGAAAAACCAATTAGCTTCTCAGATGAAGAAACGATTGAAACTTACCAAATTGTTAAAGAAGCAGGCGTGAAATTCCAAATTGGTGTGAACCGTCGTTTTGACCGTAACTTTGCTCAAGTTAAAGAGCATGTTGCCAATGGTTCAATTGGAGATATCCAATTATTACGTATTGATTCAAGAGACCCTGAGGCACCACCTTTATCATATGTTGAGTCGTCAGGCGGACTATTTTTTGATATGATGATACATGACTTTGACATGGCACGCTTCATTTCAGGGAGTGAAGTGAAGGAAGTTTATGCTGTGGGAGATGCTTTAGTTAATTCTGAATTAAAAGGAACGGACGTGGATACAGCAGTTGTGACATTAACTTTTGAAAATGGTTGTTTAGGTGTCATTAGTAACAGCCGTCAAGCGGTGTATGGTTACGATCAACGTTTAGAAGCATTTGGTTCAAAAGGTGCCTCTCAAGCAGAAAATGAATTAGTGAATAATGTGACTCTTTCAACAGTTGAAGGCGTTCATAGCCAAAAACCATTACATTTCTTCTTAGAGCGTTACAACGATGCCTATATTAAAGAAGTGGAAGAATTTGTGGCTGCTATTCACAACGACACAGACACACCTGTTACTTATGAAGATGGTATTATGGCACAACGTTTAGCCTTTGCAGCAAACGAGTCATTAAAAACTGGTAAACCTGTTCAAGTCAAAAAAATCTAG
- the iolD gene encoding 3D-(3,5/4)-trihydroxycyclohexane-1,2-dione acylhydrolase (decyclizing) has product MRETVRLTTAQALVKFLNQQYISVDGVETPFVEGVFNIFGHGNVLGLGHALEENPGHLKVIQGKNEQGMAHAAIGYAKQSLRRKIYAVTASAGPGSANMVTAAATAHANNIPVLFLPADTFSTRQPDPVLQQLEHESSIALTTNDAFKAVSRYWDKIERPEQLMSAMIRAFEVLTNPATSGPVTICLPQDTEGEAFDFDASFFNKRVHYLDRVTPVERALNEAVEVIKASKKPVMIVGGGAKYSEAGPVIEAFATAHGIPLVETHAGKSTIPTNFPYNLGGSGILGTSAANKAVQASDLIIGIGTRYTDFTTSSKTAFNYGTTKFLNINVSRVQAYKFDATQLVGDAKATIESLAPRLTGYKTSFGSELEACQDEWKIERDRLREVEFNHDNFSPEVKGHFDQDVMNEYAEKLNTTFTQTNALITLNDEVEDSSVVVASAGSLPGDLQRLWQTNTVNSYHLEYGYSCMGYEVAGALGAKLANPKEEVYAVLGDGSFLMLHTELVTALQYKQKINVMLFDNAGYGCINNLQMGNGGGSFNCELRDSDNQIMQIDYAKVAEGYGCKVYRINNRKELIAAIKDAKIQTVSTLFDIKVLPKTMTDGYGGWWNVGVSEVSGMDTVLEVSRARAEKLENAWKY; this is encoded by the coding sequence ATGAGAGAAACCGTTCGATTAACGACGGCGCAAGCTTTAGTTAAATTTTTAAATCAACAATATATTTCAGTTGATGGCGTTGAAACTCCTTTTGTGGAAGGCGTCTTTAATATCTTTGGTCATGGAAATGTCTTAGGTCTAGGACATGCATTAGAAGAAAATCCAGGCCATTTAAAAGTCATTCAAGGTAAAAATGAACAAGGAATGGCCCATGCAGCGATTGGCTATGCAAAGCAATCATTAAGACGTAAAATTTACGCGGTGACGGCTTCAGCTGGGCCTGGATCAGCAAATATGGTCACAGCAGCAGCAACAGCTCATGCGAACAACATTCCAGTGTTATTCTTACCAGCTGATACATTTTCCACACGTCAACCAGATCCAGTGTTGCAACAGTTGGAACATGAATCAAGTATCGCTTTAACAACGAATGATGCTTTTAAAGCTGTTTCAAGATATTGGGATAAAATTGAGCGTCCAGAGCAATTAATGAGCGCCATGATTCGTGCCTTTGAAGTGCTGACAAATCCAGCGACATCTGGTCCAGTAACGATTTGTTTACCTCAAGATACAGAAGGCGAAGCCTTTGATTTTGATGCTAGTTTCTTCAATAAAAGAGTTCATTATTTAGACCGTGTGACACCTGTGGAACGCGCTTTAAATGAGGCGGTTGAAGTGATTAAAGCAAGTAAAAAACCAGTTATGATTGTTGGTGGGGGAGCGAAATATTCAGAAGCAGGACCTGTGATTGAAGCATTTGCTACGGCTCATGGTATTCCTTTAGTGGAAACACATGCAGGTAAATCAACGATTCCAACGAACTTTCCATATAACTTAGGTGGTTCAGGAATCTTAGGAACATCAGCCGCTAACAAAGCAGTTCAAGCCTCAGATTTAATTATTGGGATTGGGACACGTTATACGGATTTCACGACATCATCAAAAACAGCGTTTAACTACGGCACAACGAAGTTTTTAAATATCAACGTGAGTCGTGTGCAAGCTTATAAATTCGATGCCACGCAATTAGTGGGAGACGCAAAAGCAACCATCGAAAGTTTAGCACCTCGTTTAACGGGTTATAAAACGTCATTTGGTAGTGAACTTGAAGCTTGTCAAGATGAATGGAAAATCGAGCGTGACCGTTTAAGAGAGGTTGAATTCAATCATGATAACTTCTCACCTGAAGTGAAAGGTCATTTTGATCAAGACGTGATGAATGAGTACGCAGAAAAATTAAACACAACCTTCACTCAAACGAATGCTTTAATTACTTTAAATGATGAAGTGGAAGACAGTAGTGTTGTCGTAGCTTCTGCTGGTTCTTTACCAGGAGACTTACAAAGATTATGGCAAACAAATACAGTCAATTCTTATCATTTAGAATATGGTTATTCATGTATGGGCTATGAAGTAGCTGGGGCTTTAGGAGCGAAGTTAGCAAATCCTAAAGAAGAAGTTTATGCCGTTCTTGGTGATGGTAGCTTCCTAATGCTTCACACAGAACTTGTGACAGCTCTTCAATACAAACAAAAAATCAATGTGATGCTGTTTGATAATGCGGGTTATGGTTGTATTAATAACTTACAAATGGGTAACGGTGGTGGCAGCTTTAACTGTGAACTACGTGATTCAGATAATCAAATTATGCAAATTGATTATGCCAAAGTTGCAGAAGGTTATGGCTGTAAAGTTTACCGTATTAATAATCGTAAAGAGCTAATTGCTGCGATTAAAGATGCGAAAATACAAACTGTTTCAACTCTCTTTGACATTAAAGTGTTACCAAAAACCATGACAGATGGTTATGGTGGTTGGTGGAACGTGGGTGTTTCTGAAGTATCAGGTATGGATACCGTACTAGAAGTAAGTAGAGCTCGAGCTGAAAAGTTAGAGAATGCTTGGAAATATTAA
- a CDS encoding ABC transporter ATP-binding protein produces the protein MILNAKNVNKSYKNDLILNDLFFKIEKPKILGLVAPNGSGKTTLFNAICNLESIDSGEIYIFDELNSSSGIFNKMSYMQDSKILYTNLTGWDHLLYVAKCHKINQENTIDLISDLDMKRYVKKKVSTYSLGMKQTLLLAMSILSKPKLLLLDEPLNGLDVTKCDIFRKIILALHSTGTTVIISSHNLEEIEKLTTDILFLKSGKLISSNNQQLLLDFSKQKTEYDVILDITTSLFNVLKKAFQIEKISRYKITIRMNEYEKENFIALCKENKCTIFDIELKENMTYQLYKMLFEC, from the coding sequence ATGATTTTGAACGCAAAAAACGTTAATAAGAGTTATAAAAATGATTTGATTCTTAATGATTTATTTTTTAAAATAGAGAAGCCTAAAATACTTGGATTGGTAGCTCCTAATGGTTCAGGCAAGACAACTTTATTTAATGCTATTTGTAATTTAGAAAGTATAGATTCAGGAGAAATATACATTTTTGATGAATTAAATAGTTCCAGTGGGATATTTAATAAAATGTCTTATATGCAAGACAGTAAAATTTTATACACAAATCTTACGGGATGGGATCATTTATTATATGTAGCTAAATGCCATAAAATAAATCAGGAAAATACGATAGATCTAATTAGTGATTTAGATATGAAGAGATACGTGAAGAAAAAAGTCAGTACATATTCTTTAGGAATGAAGCAGACGTTATTACTGGCTATGTCAATTTTGAGTAAACCAAAATTATTATTATTAGATGAACCGTTGAATGGATTGGATGTAACTAAATGTGATATTTTCAGAAAAATAATTTTAGCTCTTCATTCTACAGGAACAACAGTAATAATATCTTCTCATAACTTGGAGGAAATAGAAAAGTTAACCACAGATATTTTATTTTTAAAATCAGGTAAATTAATTTCAAGTAATAACCAACAATTACTATTAGATTTCTCGAAACAAAAAACGGAGTATGATGTGATTCTAGATATAACAACAAGTTTATTTAATGTGTTAAAGAAAGCATTTCAAATTGAGAAGATTTCACGATATAAAATAACTATTAGGATGAACGAGTATGAAAAAGAAAACTTTATTGCACTATGTAAAGAGAATAAATGTACTATCTTTGATATAGAACTTAAAGAAAATATGACGTATCAACTCTATAAGATGTTATTTGAATGTTAG
- the iolB gene encoding 5-deoxy-glucuronate isomerase — translation MSYLKRIPTNKEIAPKVIERHHVTRKDAGLEYIELKLLAMETGGEYSEQLTDLEVCLVVLTGKVSVYSGEDEFKNIGTRDDVFEKIPTDSVYVSSGKEFKVVAESDAKVIFCYAPSKVDMPTTLIKATDNRVENRGLYQNKRMVHNILDDQSPISDKLIVVEVFTDSGNWSSYPPHKHDQDNLPEESFLEETYYHEMNPKQGFVFQRVYTDDRSIDETMAVENENVVLVPKGYHPVSVPDGYDGYYLNIMAGPIKKWQFNNDKDHEWIIHRT, via the coding sequence ATGTCATATTTAAAAAGAATTCCAACGAATAAAGAAATCGCGCCAAAAGTGATTGAAAGACATCATGTTACACGTAAGGACGCTGGTTTAGAATATATCGAATTGAAATTACTCGCTATGGAAACTGGCGGAGAATACTCAGAACAACTAACAGACTTAGAAGTCTGCTTAGTTGTTCTAACGGGTAAAGTTTCTGTTTATTCTGGAGAGGATGAATTTAAAAACATCGGAACAAGAGACGATGTTTTTGAAAAAATCCCAACAGATAGTGTCTATGTTTCAAGTGGTAAAGAATTTAAAGTGGTGGCTGAAAGTGACGCTAAAGTGATTTTCTGTTACGCACCAAGTAAGGTGGATATGCCAACGACATTAATTAAAGCAACAGATAACCGAGTGGAAAATCGCGGGTTGTATCAAAACAAACGTATGGTTCACAATATTTTAGACGATCAAAGTCCTATTTCAGATAAATTGATTGTGGTAGAAGTCTTTACTGATAGTGGCAACTGGTCAAGTTACCCACCACATAAACATGATCAAGACAATTTACCAGAAGAATCATTCTTAGAGGAAACTTACTATCATGAGATGAATCCAAAACAAGGATTTGTTTTCCAAAGAGTTTATACAGATGATCGCAGCATTGATGAAACTATGGCAGTTGAAAACGAAAATGTGGTCCTAGTACCAAAAGGATATCATCCAGTATCAGTACCAGATGGCTATGATGGTTACTACTTAAATATTATGGCAGGGCCAATTAAAAAATGGCAATTTAACAATGATAAAGATCACGAATGGATTATCCATAGAACTTAA
- the iolG gene encoding inositol 2-dehydrogenase, translating to MSNIKVGIIGLGRLGKVHAGNLAFRVPNCELYAACSMVEAELEYAKKELGVTKTYANYDEMVKDPELDAIFIVSPSGLHCEQIQKAMENGKHVFSEKPIGLDVAEIEKTMAVIDAHPEQIFMLGFMRRYDADYQYAKEMVEKGELGELTVVRCYGIDPSDGMESFVKFAGASNSGGLFADMSIHDIDLVRWFTNQEVKKVWALGKNAAYKQLDEVGELETGAAMLQMADKTMGILVAGRNCHHGYHVETELIGTKGMLRIAQVPEKNLVTIMNEHGVVRPTSQNFPERFSQAFVNETAEFINCIKEKRQPGVNANDGLQSTKVAIACQKSYEEDELVSLSDIK from the coding sequence ATGTCAAATATTAAAGTAGGAATTATTGGATTAGGTCGACTTGGAAAAGTCCATGCAGGCAACTTAGCATTTAGAGTACCAAACTGTGAGTTGTACGCAGCTTGTAGTATGGTGGAAGCAGAATTAGAGTATGCTAAAAAAGAATTAGGTGTGACAAAAACTTATGCTAATTATGATGAGATGGTTAAAGATCCAGAACTAGATGCGATTTTTATCGTTTCACCATCAGGACTTCACTGTGAGCAAATTCAAAAAGCTATGGAAAATGGCAAACATGTTTTCTCTGAAAAACCAATCGGCTTAGACGTGGCTGAAATTGAAAAAACAATGGCAGTGATTGATGCTCATCCAGAACAAATCTTTATGCTAGGTTTCATGCGTCGTTATGATGCAGATTACCAATACGCAAAAGAAATGGTAGAAAAAGGTGAGTTAGGCGAATTGACCGTAGTGAGATGTTACGGCATTGATCCAAGTGACGGCATGGAAAGTTTTGTTAAATTTGCTGGAGCAAGTAATAGTGGCGGCTTGTTTGCTGACATGTCGATTCACGATATTGACTTAGTGCGTTGGTTTACGAACCAAGAAGTTAAAAAAGTGTGGGCATTAGGTAAAAATGCGGCTTACAAACAACTTGATGAAGTTGGCGAACTTGAAACAGGTGCTGCTATGCTTCAAATGGCAGACAAAACAATGGGTATTTTAGTGGCAGGACGTAACTGTCATCATGGTTACCATGTGGAAACTGAATTAATCGGAACAAAAGGGATGTTAAGAATTGCTCAAGTTCCTGAGAAAAATTTAGTAACCATCATGAATGAACACGGTGTGGTACGCCCAACTTCACAAAACTTCCCAGAACGTTTCAGCCAAGCATTCGTAAATGAAACAGCTGAATTTATCAACTGTATCAAAGAAAAACGCCAACCAGGTGTTAATGCGAATGACGGCTTACAATCAACAAAAGTAGCCATCGCTTGTCAAAAATCTTATGAAGAAGATGAACTTGTTTCATTGTCTGACATTAAATAA
- the iolC gene encoding 5-dehydro-2-deoxygluconokinase, with the protein MAEKKYDLIAIGRACIDLNAVEYNRPMEETVTFTKYVGGSPANIAIGASKLGLSCGFIGKVPDDQHGRFITGFMKDAGIDTSNMVVDQSGKKTGLAFTEILSPEECSILMYRDEVADLYLDTDEISEEYIKEAKNIVVSGTGLAQSPSREAVLKAVSLAKKNDVKVIFELDYRPYTWKNSEEVSVYYSIVAEQADVVIGTRDEFDMLENIEGGKNEETVAYLFQHAPELIVIKHGVEGSYAYTKAGEVIRGTAYKSNVLKTFGAGDSYAAAFIYALIQGKTIQEALQYGSASAAIVVSKHSSSEAMPTVVEIEALMKEQA; encoded by the coding sequence ATGGCTGAAAAAAAATATGATTTAATCGCAATTGGTCGCGCGTGTATTGACTTAAACGCTGTAGAATATAACCGCCCAATGGAAGAAACAGTAACATTTACTAAATACGTTGGAGGTTCACCAGCAAATATTGCTATTGGTGCTTCTAAATTAGGTTTATCATGTGGTTTTATTGGAAAAGTTCCAGACGATCAACATGGACGTTTCATTACTGGCTTCATGAAAGATGCTGGGATTGATACAAGTAACATGGTTGTGGATCAATCAGGTAAGAAAACAGGTTTGGCATTTACTGAAATCTTAAGTCCAGAAGAATGTAGTATTTTAATGTACCGTGATGAAGTGGCTGACCTTTACTTAGATACTGATGAAATCAGTGAAGAATATATTAAAGAAGCTAAAAATATTGTGGTATCAGGAACAGGATTAGCACAAAGCCCTTCTCGTGAAGCAGTTTTAAAAGCGGTTTCGTTAGCTAAGAAAAATGATGTAAAAGTTATTTTTGAATTAGATTACCGTCCATACACATGGAAAAATAGTGAAGAAGTTTCAGTTTATTACTCAATCGTTGCTGAACAAGCAGATGTTGTGATTGGTACACGTGATGAGTTTGATATGTTAGAAAACATTGAAGGCGGTAAAAACGAAGAAACAGTTGCTTACTTATTCCAACATGCCCCAGAATTAATCGTTATTAAACATGGTGTTGAAGGTTCATACGCTTATACAAAAGCTGGCGAAGTGATTCGTGGAACAGCCTATAAATCAAATGTATTAAAAACATTTGGTGCAGGAGATTCTTATGCAGCAGCCTTTATCTATGCGTTAATTCAAGGAAAGACAATCCAAGAAGCCCTGCAATATGGTAGTGCCTCAGCAGCGATTGTTGTTAGTAAACATAGCTCTTCAGAAGCAATGCCAACTGTTGTTGAAATTGAAGCGTTAATGAAAGAACAAGCTTAA